Proteins encoded within one genomic window of Desulfonatronospira thiodismutans ASO3-1:
- a CDS encoding L-lactate dehydrogenase, with amino-acid sequence MQENFLHKKVTIIGTGMVGMSYAYALTIKGFVRELGLINRTPERAQGEAMDLCHCLPFVEPMDIKAGGYEMCRDAQIVVITAGAAQREGETRLDLLHKNAGIIQDIVPRVLEQNPNPILLIASNPVDVLTYVALKVSGLPSSRVIGSGTVLDTMRFRYLISQYYNVDARNVHGYILGEHGDSEVPVWSRVNIAGIPLSEYCMMCGELVDSQKKEIESDVRNAAYHVIQKKDSTYYAIGLALVRITQAILMNQQSVLTVGTLVNGEYGIKDVCLSLPCVVGSNGISQVLANPMQQNEVEALQNSAAVLRKALDSIGW; translated from the coding sequence ATGCAGGAAAATTTTCTTCACAAAAAAGTAACCATAATCGGCACCGGCATGGTGGGCATGTCCTATGCCTATGCCCTGACCATCAAGGGATTCGTCCGGGAGCTTGGCCTGATAAACCGCACCCCTGAGAGGGCCCAGGGCGAGGCCATGGACCTCTGCCACTGTCTGCCCTTTGTGGAGCCCATGGACATCAAGGCCGGCGGATACGAAATGTGCCGCGACGCCCAGATCGTGGTCATCACAGCCGGCGCGGCCCAGCGAGAGGGAGAGACCAGGCTGGACCTGCTGCACAAAAACGCCGGCATCATCCAGGATATCGTTCCCAGAGTCCTGGAACAAAATCCCAACCCCATACTGCTAATTGCCAGCAATCCTGTAGACGTACTTACTTATGTAGCCCTGAAGGTCTCTGGACTCCCTTCCAGCAGGGTCATAGGTTCAGGCACTGTCCTGGACACCATGCGTTTTCGCTATCTTATTTCCCAGTACTACAACGTGGATGCCAGAAACGTGCACGGCTACATCCTGGGTGAACATGGAGACAGCGAGGTGCCGGTATGGAGCCGGGTGAACATAGCAGGGATTCCTTTGTCCGAGTACTGCATGATGTGCGGGGAACTGGTGGACAGTCAGAAAAAGGAAATCGAGTCAGATGTTCGCAATGCGGCCTATCACGTAATCCAGAAAAAGGACTCAACATATTATGCCATAGGGCTGGCCCTGGTGCGCATCACCCAGGCCATTCTCATGAACCAGCAAAGTGTTCTCACCGTGGGCACCCTGGTCAACGGCGAATACGGCATCAAAGACGTATGCCTGTCCCTGCCGTGCGTAGTGGGCAGCAACGGCATAAGTCAGGTACTGGCCAATCCCATGCAGCAAAACGAGGTCGAGGCCCTGCAGAATTCTGCTGCTGTTCTTCGCAAGGCCCTGGATTCCATTGGATGGTAG
- a CDS encoding histone deacetylase family protein yields the protein MKIVFHKQFLESYATDPAAEEGRLDRARQVLQEEYEFIEPREASLEDILLVHTQAHVDKISRMEPIYSAAMLAAGGACMAADIAMQGEPAFGLIRPPGHHASPDFCWGFCWFNNVAIAVERLIHRGEINSAYILDIDLHFGDGTQGFFLGREDVIYQHMGDMDELPRELEQAGNPDLIAVSAGFDRHLLDWGGYLSTQDYQEIGRQVKDLAQNTCPGRVFAVLEGGYNHQVLGDNILALLQGLQES from the coding sequence ATGAAAATTGTTTTTCACAAACAATTCCTGGAAAGTTACGCTACGGACCCGGCAGCCGAGGAAGGCAGGCTGGACCGGGCCAGGCAGGTACTGCAGGAAGAGTACGAATTTATTGAACCCCGTGAGGCCTCCCTGGAAGACATTCTGCTGGTGCACACCCAGGCCCATGTGGACAAAATCTCGCGGATGGAGCCCATTTACAGCGCAGCCATGCTCGCTGCAGGCGGCGCCTGCATGGCTGCCGATATTGCCATGCAGGGCGAGCCGGCCTTCGGCCTTATCCGCCCTCCCGGGCACCACGCCAGCCCGGATTTCTGCTGGGGGTTCTGCTGGTTCAATAACGTAGCCATAGCTGTAGAAAGACTGATTCACAGAGGTGAAATAAATTCAGCCTATATCCTGGATATAGACCTGCATTTCGGGGACGGCACACAGGGATTTTTCCTGGGCCGCGAAGACGTGATTTATCAGCACATGGGTGATATGGACGAATTGCCCCGGGAGCTGGAACAGGCCGGCAATCCTGACCTCATTGCCGTATCAGCCGGCTTTGACCGCCACCTCCTGGACTGGGGAGGATATCTGAGCACCCAGGACTATCAAGAAATAGGCCGGCAGGTGAAAGACCTTGCCCAAAACACCTGCCCGGGACGGGTATTTGCTGTCCTGGAAGGCGGATATAATCACCAAGTCCTGGGCGACAACATACTGGCGCTGCTACAGGGACTGCAGGAGTCCTGA
- a CDS encoding FlgO family outer membrane protein has translation MKRLAIFIAAMLFFMAGINTVYAWQPQLYHAKEGLPGIAYQAADMLEYNITRDLSRTLPIMTTSFVDVSDLDQTSVLGRQMGELMGSRLSQHGYNVVEMKLRQDSMRMARGSGEFALSRDMDHLKDSWGAQAILTGTYHVQGDRAMVTTKLVKTTDNAVIASHDFSFRLDGDLKAMTEAETVPSEEEVEEKKVNGKGPLSEGAILLNPSRSTDAKLIQKRLADLGLYLDRIDGIWGRNSKRALEMFKSKNQLPDPQKWDAQTQIRLFRSTGQ, from the coding sequence ATGAAAAGACTTGCAATCTTTATTGCGGCGATGTTGTTTTTCATGGCGGGCATAAATACTGTTTATGCCTGGCAGCCGCAATTATATCACGCAAAAGAGGGGCTGCCGGGGATAGCATATCAGGCGGCGGACATGCTGGAGTACAATATTACCCGTGATTTGAGCAGAACACTGCCCATTATGACCACCAGCTTTGTGGATGTAAGCGACCTGGATCAGACCTCGGTTCTTGGCAGGCAGATGGGAGAACTCATGGGGTCCAGGCTTTCCCAGCACGGGTACAATGTGGTGGAGATGAAGCTTAGACAGGATTCCATGCGCATGGCCAGGGGAAGCGGTGAATTCGCCCTGTCCAGGGATATGGATCACCTCAAGGACTCCTGGGGGGCCCAGGCAATTCTTACCGGGACTTATCATGTACAGGGCGATAGAGCTATGGTTACCACCAAGCTGGTTAAAACAACAGACAATGCTGTTATCGCTTCCCATGATTTTTCATTCCGGCTGGACGGGGACCTCAAGGCCATGACCGAAGCGGAAACTGTGCCCTCGGAAGAAGAGGTGGAGGAGAAAAAGGTCAACGGCAAAGGGCCTCTGTCAGAAGGAGCAATTCTACTCAATCCATCCAGGAGTACAGATGCCAAGCTTATCCAGAAACGCCTGGCGGACCTTGGTCTATACCTGGACAGAATAGACGGCATATGGGGCAGAAATTCCAAACGGGCCCTGGAAATGTTTAAAAGCAAAAACCAGCTGCCTGATCCCCAGAAGTGGGATGCGCAGACCCAGATCAGGCTTTTCAGGAGTACGGGACAGTAA
- a CDS encoding PD40 domain-containing protein has protein sequence MMLACALFLLYLSGCIMQMLYGDMPDTLESAPGVYALEGLNSPYDDFNAVAVPPPLKMDSFIVFASNAASKGQAFSLETGRVQITQKPYSSRKKELPPPLIIAGERAGPFAPASESAGNHLGPTPLVSSFVPERPYDEAYNYYLSLGLNPGREPKPWPLRLTLDKESLPWNEKGELSPGGVWMFDSDKDGKRNLYFLDDNNEPRPFFGNEPGADDAYATYDFKRHVLYFSSNRSGRFQIYRFQNPSHDTDFSRWLGDVSLAEKIEPATEFTAQGNTLAPYIEGNLLVFASDRPGGYGGYDLYATRYEDGKWQKPFNMQKIMPPGVELNTKANEFRPSIMTMSLKGYQQLKLLLFSSDRPGGKGGYDLYVTALPQE, from the coding sequence ATGATGCTGGCCTGCGCTCTTTTCCTGCTTTATTTGAGCGGCTGCATCATGCAGATGCTTTACGGTGATATGCCCGACACACTGGAAAGTGCTCCCGGGGTTTATGCCTTGGAAGGGCTGAATTCTCCTTATGACGATTTTAACGCGGTGGCTGTCCCTCCTCCCCTGAAAATGGATTCCTTTATAGTATTTGCCAGCAATGCCGCTTCCAAAGGGCAGGCTTTTTCCCTGGAAACAGGCCGGGTGCAAATCACCCAGAAACCATATTCCAGTCGAAAAAAAGAGCTGCCGCCGCCTTTGATCATTGCCGGCGAAAGAGCAGGACCTTTTGCCCCTGCCTCTGAGTCAGCCGGCAACCATCTCGGCCCCACCCCGCTGGTTTCCAGTTTTGTACCTGAGCGTCCTTATGACGAGGCTTACAACTATTATCTTTCCCTGGGACTGAACCCGGGCAGGGAACCTAAGCCCTGGCCCTTGAGACTGACCCTGGATAAAGAATCCTTGCCCTGGAACGAAAAGGGTGAGTTGTCACCCGGCGGGGTCTGGATGTTTGATTCGGACAAGGACGGCAAACGCAACTTATATTTTCTGGATGACAACAATGAGCCAAGGCCTTTTTTTGGCAATGAGCCAGGGGCAGATGATGCTTATGCAACATATGATTTCAAGCGCCACGTGCTCTACTTCAGTTCCAACCGCAGCGGACGTTTTCAGATTTATCGCTTCCAGAATCCTTCGCATGATACGGACTTCAGTCGGTGGCTCGGGGACGTTTCTCTGGCAGAAAAAATCGAACCGGCAACGGAGTTCACTGCCCAGGGCAATACTTTGGCTCCATATATTGAGGGTAATCTGCTGGTTTTCGCCTCTGACCGGCCCGGCGGCTACGGAGGGTACGATCTTTACGCCACCCGCTATGAAGACGGCAAATGGCAAAAGCCCTTCAACATGCAAAAAATCATGCCCCCGGGTGTGGAACTCAATACAAAGGCCAATGAGTTCAGACCATCCATTATGACCATGTCTCTGAAGGGTTATCAACAGCTCAAGCTGCTGCTTTTTTCCTCAGACCGGCCGGGTGGAAAAGGCGGATATGACCTTTATGTGACCGCCTTGCCTCAAGAATAG
- a CDS encoding SRPBCC family protein — MVYRLHYTQILPVDVNTAWDFFSQPANLCRITPDWLCFDIRFAPDEKMYPGMIIEYVIRAVAGIPMRWLTEITQVQKPYFFVDEQRLGPYRFWHHQHLLKEAQGGVEVTDLVHYSLYLGPLASPLHVLLVRPRLEEIFTFRRKALTEIFG; from the coding sequence ATGGTTTATCGCCTGCATTATACTCAAATTCTTCCGGTGGATGTCAACACCGCGTGGGATTTTTTTTCCCAACCGGCAAACCTTTGCCGTATTACGCCTGACTGGCTCTGCTTTGACATACGTTTTGCCCCGGATGAAAAAATGTACCCCGGGATGATCATTGAATACGTGATCCGGGCAGTGGCAGGCATTCCCATGCGCTGGTTAACTGAGATCACCCAGGTGCAGAAGCCGTATTTCTTCGTGGATGAGCAAAGACTTGGGCCTTACCGGTTCTGGCACCATCAGCATTTGCTCAAGGAAGCGCAGGGCGGGGTGGAGGTAACGGACCTGGTGCACTATTCCCTTTACCTGGGCCCTCTGGCATCGCCTCTGCATGTCCTGCTGGTCCGGCCCAGGCTGGAGGAAATATTTACGTTCAGACGAAAGGCTCTGACTGAAATCTTTGGTTGA
- a CDS encoding FlgO family outer membrane protein — protein MTRYCTAILVCLILSIAAGCAWQGQNNDVRKIPEKQAEIIHDNHRAGYELHNMLVATLPQETTILLTTFVNLDNLEETSSLGRIVPHHIGTALTRCGHEIVDIRLRRDSLLVRQKQGEFGLSREIKEIARDNQANYVLAGTYSVLYNRILVNAKVLRSSDGLTVAATDYYLPYDSTVLDPAGFSGEQAAETIFTPNVLTGF, from the coding sequence ATGACCAGGTACTGCACAGCAATTCTAGTTTGTCTGATTTTGTCTATTGCGGCAGGTTGCGCTTGGCAGGGTCAGAATAACGACGTCCGGAAAATCCCGGAAAAGCAGGCGGAAATCATTCATGATAATCACCGTGCAGGATATGAGCTGCATAACATGCTTGTTGCCACTTTACCGCAGGAAACCACCATCCTCCTGACCACTTTCGTCAACCTGGACAACTTGGAAGAAACCAGCTCCCTGGGGCGTATCGTGCCGCACCATATCGGCACCGCCCTGACCAGATGCGGTCACGAAATTGTTGATATCCGCCTTCGCCGGGACTCCCTGCTGGTCAGGCAAAAGCAGGGAGAGTTCGGACTTTCACGTGAAATAAAAGAAATCGCCCGGGACAACCAGGCCAATTATGTCCTGGCAGGCACCTATTCAGTTCTTTACAACCGCATCCTGGTCAACGCCAAGGTCCTGCGCAGCTCAGACGGCCTGACTGTTGCCGCCACAGACTATTACCTTCCCTACGATTCCACGGTCCTCGATCCTGCAGGCTTCTCAGGAGAGCAGGCCGCGGAAACTATTTTTACTCCAAACGTCCTTACCGGATTTTGA